TGCATACACTGATCTTTTTAAAATTCCTTTTATTTGTCTTCTAAAGCTTATTTTAATAATCACCAGATTCATGAAAGGGATTTTATATCGTCTGCCAGTTCAGTGATTTCACTAAATATGTGGATTCTTTAACAATTTGTGTCCAACAGTTTGGATTTCGTTGGCGGATCGAGAATGAAGTTATTTCTGGCAAAGGTAAGATATAGTAAaaaggttttcttcttctagtGTTCATCAACACAAAGCTAGTTCGGATAAAGTCCAGGTTTACCCCTCAAATAgcaatataaatgtatatatatatgtgtctatatatatatatatgtgtgtgtacagatAGATGTggttgtctgtgtttgtgtgcgggCGTGCATTTTGCACAGTTTTGCCCACAACCCATAAAGGGTTCGTTTCTACATAAGTAGTTCAGAAGGCTCTCCACTAGATGGCGACAGCAGGTGACGCGTGTGGAAAGTCTCCAACACGACTCAGTCCACGTTTAGCACTTGTTTCACCTCATTTTGGTGAATTTGCCACAATTGTCattagaaacatttaaaatatgtcacctttccttttgtttttctattttaattattgtaGCTCCAAATGCCTGGTAACAATTTGTACCATTCACTTATTTAATGAGCCGATTGATCTGTTGATTCACAGAAATGGCCTCTGTACCTAGCGTTCAGCTTCTCTTCTGTTTCGTACCGATAGAAATCCTCCATTCTACTCCTACACTAGTTCCTACCTGTACTTGATGATTGTCGTCGATTAATTGTTCAAGATTGGTACAACAGCTCCGTCCCATCTAGCGCTCCTTTGTGTGACAGCCAGGAATATTTGTAGATATTGAAGGACAATATCAGCAAATCTGCGGGGGGTGATTCTGTGTCGATGACTCACATTTATGCTTCACATAAATGCAGCGGTGGAACTTCGCTCACAACATTTGCTCAAGTACTGTAATTAAGTTTACTTTCCAGTTGTATTCCTCAAGATTTCAGAAGTATTATACAGTTTATTTCACTGCAGTTGCCTGACAGTGATATATGTAATAGTACAAGTCAGAGGGAAACATTTTACACAGAAAACGTATCTGAAGTTCTTTCCTAAACATTTTCAATACAGAACTTTTCATTTTAACACTGTAAAATGATAGTATTTTAATGGTCTGTATTTGTAaaaacatgcacgcacacacacacacacacagtctgagaAAACTGACTAACCCAATATATTGTTCCAGATTAAGACTGTGTAATCCTAGTCTCTGACAGTTCACCTCCAGCAGTACTCTACAGGTACTTAGATTAGATCAGGTTACAAACACTTGACTAGAGCTGTCTCTGATTTGTTTACATGAACAATTCCCAGTGAAGCGATTGTTGCGTACTATTTAGCGCGTGGGACACTAAACCCAGTGAAAGGAATACTAATCTAATATGTCAGCAAATACAGCCACGCTTACACAATCTGCACTAAGTGTAGCCAAATCCGCATTTGTAGTTCTCTTCATCAACATTGAAGCCACGTTCTCTTGTTGTTTGAGAGTTAATAAATACacgtctatatatatatagagggAAAgaaggcagcattttatatcTCTGAGTTAAAGATATTGAAGCAGGACCGCTTCTTATCGACGTTCTCCTATCGgtccgttttgtttttgtgtgtgagctgTACAGGATATTGTACAATAAAATTAGAACATATGAGTTTTTCCCTCAATACCCCTGAGAAGGGAGGCAGATACGGAATGCAGGCGCTTTAGACAATAGGAAACGGAATCGCACTGATAGCGGCTGCAATATGGAGCATTGAACTTCAGGTCAGCAGGCTGGACGGCTTTCCAATGCGAAAAGGAAAacctaaaaaagaaaacaaagaagccGAATCTGCTTCAAAGCCAGAGGTAGCGAGAAAGCGTGTTTGGAGAGCCAATCTTTTAGAAGCTCCTTACATTCCCAATATTTGAAATATCTGCCCAAGGGCAGCGGGTGCTGAGCGCTTCCCGCAGACGGAGAATTTATTCAACGTGGTCGTCCACGTGCTTTTTGTTGTTAATCATGCCGCCACCTGTCCTGCGGTGTATCGGTCTTGATCTCAGACCGGCTGGCTGCTGGCGTTAACAGCCATTGACGTCGGTGGACAGGAGTTTCCTCTCTTAAAGAGTTTACGCCGCTGAGCTCGTGCCAGCTCTTCTCATTGAGCATGTGAGGTTCACCCAGTGTGTGAGGATACCCATACTAATCCACAAAGACCAGTAGAAATCCTTTGTTCCACTTTCAACAGAAACCCATAGAGGAACTGTTGCTTACAGCTTTGTTTTATGAAGCATGGACGCCATGtgtgcatctttaaaaaaaatttattTCTTCTGACTTTTCTCTTGCGGGGGAAAATGTGAGACCTGGGGCTGAAAATGATCAGAAATAAGCAAAGGACTCTTAACTGACCTTGGTAATATTTCGCTTTCAACGTATATGCCAGTAGAGTTTgccctgaaatgcatttttatcatCTCTGCTCTGGCAGTATTGTGGATTTTCAATAGCTGCAGGGTCAGACATGTACAACCTTCACGTGCATTGCACTCATTGACGTTTGTCACTGAGCTGTTTTTCTGTAGCGCTGATGGGATTCAGTTCCTTGTTTCACGTCATGGGAGAATTCCATTGCATTTGTAATTGACGTCACCGGCGATGGTGACGACAGGATTCTCTTAAGTCTCCGGTTCTCTTAAGGCCGCCGCCCAGTCACTACTTATGACGCCATGTTGGCAAAGAGTAGAGAAGGTGGCCCCGTCCCCAGTCGCACCCATACAGTGCCAGAAAAGTCCAGCCATTAAAGCTTTAAAAGAATACAATGGCAACTAAAtgttcatttgacattttcaagTTGCCTTTTGCCATTTTTTATTGTAAGGaatttaattattgtatttAGTTGCATTAGGAGTAATTAGTCAGCAGGTCCACTGCTTAGGTTCAAACTGGGGGGGATCCCAGGGTTGAAATTTTGGGAGGCTTTAAGTGAAATTAATCAGGACATTTCTTTTCCCCTCGGGAAGTATTCCAATAACTCGGATGATTCCCTGACttttcattaaattaatttggCCCACGATCACAGACATTCAGAGCTGATGGCATTCCCATTATTTAGTATTTAGCGCTAATGAGCACATGGCTGTGTTCTACATTTAGatgtgacggtgttttatctaAAATTAGTTTAATACGACTAGATTCATGTTTTTTAGTCAGAAAATTGTTCAATCTAAAAAACTATATTGTGGACATATTGGTATTTAGTTGAAATATTTGTGGGTTTGCTGTTGTTTACAGGACAAATAGTGAGAGCAAGATGCAGTAGAGTGTGAAGAAATACATTACAGTAAGGGATCATGAGGTCATAGACAAGTAATAAAAGTGTCTATGGCTGCAAAGTTGTTGGctatattgaaaaaaaaaagaactcaaaTGAAAATTTAAGCAGTCTTtcaattccaaaaaaaaaaaaaaaaaacccagtggGATTGTCTCTAATTAATATCAGCtataaacattttctttgtttgatcaCAACTTAAGGCCTTCTAGAATAAACTGAGCCGCGTCATCAGAACCCAGTCCTGGAGCTAAGTATGTAGCGGGCGTCATCGGCCTTTAATGTGATACAGCACATGAAGGGAAAGCCTTCCGAAGTGGCATGAATCAATGATGACGAGCCTCACTTGTCCTCAGTGTTTACACAGTCTCGATCTTAAGCCGGTGAGTGGCGAGCATCACTTTCTTGTCGCGGAGTAAGAAGCATTTCACACCCTTGTGCCAAGAATGGACTGCTCTGACGCACTTTGCTCCCTCTGTCACAATCTGGAGGGAGCCCGGAGACCAGATCACTGCCACTTTAAGCTCCTCTAGGGATAATGGGCAGGCTGTGCGGCAGCTGGAAGGAGGCCTGGGGGGGATGAGGTGTTGTGAAGACACAAGGGGATAAGGAGGATGGGATGTGTAGACATGAATGGAGGAGGGCATGGGGGCATTTTGATGCTGAAGTGTTTGCTGATTTATAGTCCGTATTCCTTACTCAAAGAccaaaaaaagcacaacacacacacacacacacacacacatcactgtgCAGGAGTCGTAGGCAGATGTGAAGTCAGAAAGGTCAGAAAGGAGAGTTGAGTTGTTTGGATCTATTGATTTACAAAATGCAAGATTAGCCAACAAGGAAAATCGAAATCAAATCGGCATTTGTTGCGATTAATATTTGTACGAGAATATTATTTTTGCGTTCACTGTCACTAATTGATCTTTCAGAAAAGCGATGGACTTATTTACATAAATGTGGATGAACCCTGTCTTTGCATGTGTACAGTAGGTGTGCTCTGTGCGGTTCCAGGTCAGTTCCAGTGCGGGAACAAGCGTTGCGACCGGCAGGAAGGCTTGAAAAGCTGGGAGGTGAATTTTGCCTATGTGGAACAAGGCGAGAAGAGAAATGCATTGGTCAAACTCAGTAAATATTCATTCTTTTCTATGGTATTTTTCTTTGCATGTAGTGAGTCTTTACGGcctgggtgtgtatgtgtgtgtgtgtgtggggggggggtcttcactTTCTGACTAATGATAATCCTTTGGTTGTCCTACTGGATAAAGTCTTGCTAGGGCATTAAGTATAATTGGTGGACCCACCAGTGGCGGTAAACTCACTGAAGCAAGACATTGGAGACTAATTTAATCAGCAAATAAGTAACAGGTCACATCCATGTTGCTTCTCCTCACAAACTGAGAGCGTTAATCCAACTTGCAGTAATTCTAAATTCATTGTTTTGACACTAATGAAACATGCTCTTTTGATCCTGGAGTGTGTTCTTAGGTtggctaattaaaaaaaacaaaaatcatggTTATGTAAGACTTTCCTCttagttaataaaaaaacaaaaaatctttCTTTGGacctaattttctttttctctagGACTATGCCCTGAATGCTCCTTCAAACTCAACTATCACCACAAGtaagcaaaatatttttttatttttatctttgagacatctttacattaaaaatgtaGATCTTTTTTACCCGCAATGAGTGATGTTTAGTCTGCTAGAAGTAGGACAGGCCACGAAGGACAGTCAGCACACACTCAGAAGGTTATAGATGGAAATCTGAATAAGTCTGCTGTTAGATATGGGATGCATTGACTcactcctgaccccccccccccccccctttttttttgttttttgaaagtACCGTGATGGATTTCTGGTCATCTCCTGAACGGCGCCCATAATGGCTGCTTCATAGTGTTAGTACGGCTTGGTCAAAGTGAGATTCTGCTttcaggaggaaggaggtgaaggcAAAGGCCAAAACGAAAAGGTCCGCAGAGGAGGCCCGGGagccaccacagaagaagaggaagaggccatCTTCGCACTCCAAGAAACAAAAACGCAAGAGGCACAGAGGTTAGTCTCGCTTCCCGGCAGATGAACTGCCGCTTTAATTAGGGCAGTAATTTAATCAGATGGGAACCACCTGAGGGAGTCGTCTTTCTTTAAGAGGCAGTGTATTTCTAGTTTCTCTCTCGTGTTCCTTTATTTCTCAtccaccctttttttttttgtttaaaacccGTCTTATTTTATCTCTCCGTTTTTCTCTGCAGAACGCTCCACCTCTTCCAGTAGCTCAGAGGCGTCACAGGACTCGGGCAAAGGTAGCGGTCGTAACTCTGTCTCGTTCTCACTCCCTCActccctcacacacgcacgcacacacactggataCATTATGTTCTACTCACCCCCCAGGCTTCCAGATCATGACACTCTCCCAACTTTGGAGTGAAAACACCCATTAGCTGTGCAGGGAATGATAACAGACTGACAGCTGGTCTGTTTTTCTCAACTGTCTCCCCCTCCCTTTACCAAAAGTCtgtattttttcccccacttctGTTAGTTCCGGGGTCTCTCCAGACTCCTTACTGTCATCTCAGGGTGTACATATCTCAAGCAGTTCTTGAAGGCGTAACCTTTATTAAATAGCAACGAGCGATCCAATCAGGGCAGGTTTGAACTAAAGGTTGAGATTTCAGCCGATCAGGCCGACCTGGAATTGATCGTGGACGCGTGACTGACCACTCTATAAAATCCTCTCTTTACACCCTGAAGCTGGCGATGGGCCGGAAGACCTATCGGAAACCGACCACTGGCGTGGACCCGCCCCCGCCGTGGAGGAGAAGTCAAGGTGAGGTTAACGGCTAAGGCTAATTAAACCGCGCCCAGTAAGTAGCTGTAAACCACCAGGGACAATCTTTACCGCGTCGCCTGCATAACGTACAGATCTCTTTTAAGACCACTTGGATCGCGTTCACTGTCAAGAAAGCCTCTAAACTTTCAACTGTCACGCTTCTCTGAAGATTTGGTACGATATTGCTTTTGAGAAGGTCAGTAGTAAGAGGCAGAGTTTATTGAGTCACACATCTGGAAGGAAAACTGACTCCCAGATGCTCGATAATACGTAGCAGTGCTTCTGATCCACTGCACTGACGGCACATTATTCAAGCGCTATTAGCTCGATTCTATGTAATTATGTTGGTAATTATGGGATGAAAATCAGGTTCACTACTAGTACCTGTACTGTACATGACCTTTAAATTGTCTGTTCTTGCTGCCAGTCACTATTCGTTCGTGTTCTTTTTGGAACTGGGCCTCCtttaatctaaataaaatgtaaatgtaaaaaaaaaaaaaaagcaaagcacaTCTAGTTTTGGGCCAACCTCTCAAAGCATTTAAATGTCTGTGTCAGCATTGCTCACGACAGGAACCGACACCCCTGCGATTGTGTTTTTCCGTCTAGGGACGAGGAGTTTGACGATTACTTTGAAGACATGTTCCTTTGACTGCTGGTATCGGCGGCAACCCTGCTGTGACAACACTTCCTTCTGCGTGCAGCTGATCATCTTCTGTTTGAGTCTCGTCTGTATATGTACAGTAACACTCGCCAAACTGCATGTGTTTCGCAGTGCTacggaaataaataaaatgcttctcCTGTATTGTTGGTTTCTGATTTACGTGTCTGCCAACACACTGTTCAAATCCCGTCCTCTGACGGTGCGGAATAATTGGAAATGAATTCAGCCATTGGAGGCAACGAGGCTCTGTCTTCAAATTTCGCATCAACAAAAATTAACCTATCAATCTGTCCAAATAGGGGGGGGCAACATTTTGCTAACATGCACTGTTAAAAGCCTAATGGCATTGTTGTAGAGAATAACGTGctctttaaaatgttaatattgtaGGAGGCTGAACGTATTTCCTATTAACTGGATCTGTGCTACACATTCAGCACACTTTCCTGTGCTTTCTTTGAAATACTAGTTTACAGATGATGAGTCAAAAGACCAAGGCCGGATTGAAGCGAGGCGTTCCCTTCAATTTCCAGGGAAAGAAACTGCATGCGGTTGCTGGGCGATTATAGACCTTGTAAAAAATCTAACTTTTAAGTTTCTTCCACTTCACAGAGGATTCCGTTTCGTAACACGCCTGATTTTCAAACTGGTTCTGATGTCGCAATAGGGCTCTTGTGAAATCTGATGAATGTAAAAACAGTCAAGCTCAAACACAAATAGGGAGTAGCTCTGCACCCACTGAACCCGCATTCTATGAAATAAACAGTCCTGATGACGCAAGTATTGGCGAACTTAAATAAAGAAGATTGTTGTTTGTTCAAATATTTTATCTCATTTCATATGTGACATTAAAATGATGGTAAAACACTGCAGAATCTCTAGTTTCCTCTGCAATCAGGTGAGGTGCACGTGCTGAACAATATGGCCAGACAACACTGCATTGGACTGAATCAATCCACTGATCCTCTTTCTCCAGAGGCTCATCCAGCTTTGGAGCCTCTAAGATCCCTCCCAGCACGATATATGCGTGTAAGAACAACCACCGAGAGTCCATTCTCTGTATCTGCCCGAACCTCCATACGGTTGAATCGAGTGAAtaagagatggaaaaaaaacaacttgatgTGCTTTGTCTTTTCTTATGCATCCATATATTCCTTTATTTGCTCATTAAATCTCAAGACACGTACACACAGCTCTTTTCATACATCAAATGATAGATTTCTAATGTTGGAATGACAGGCGATGAGATACATTTTGAGTCTCAAAAATCCAAATCCGTCGAAGGACAAGCAAGGGGTTCATTTAGCTGGAGCCAGAACTTGTGGCGTAAACATCCATATATAATGTCTGCAGCAGGGACATTGCGGTAACTCATTATGGATGGAGGTGCATGgaacgtttgtttttttgcccagTTTTGCCTGCAGTTGTCAGAACAGCCCCTTACTTCACCGTAAGCAGTAAGAAATGGAGTTTCCAGGCAGTCCCAAGGCCATTCTGATTGGATCAAGTTCCTTTAATTGATGCCCGGTTGATCAGAATGGATACCGTTGAGCGCATGCCATTTCACCTGTGAGGGTCATCGGTAAAAGTTCAAGGGGGTTGACGGTAGGTCTCTTTCATTTCAGGCTCATTTGGAGAGGAGTTGTGGGGAAATTCCCACCATCTAGACAGTTATTGCCTGATTTagtgaaaaaattaaaataaaatcctctaCGGTCTTACAATCAGTGAGGCTACAGCTGCATCtacaacattttaaacaagCAATACATATCAGGCGTTGGTAGCCTGTTTGCCTCTGGTAAGACGGGTATTTAAAGTCTAAAGCTGTGTCAATCTCAAACACTGGCTATCAATCAGTTCTAATCCTATCAACTCTTCTTACAGGAGAGGTAGATGCACGGCGCCCTGTTCGCGTTCACGTTACACCCTTCATGCCAGCCGTTTGCCGCACACATGCTGAACATTACACAATTTACATTTGACAATTTCTATGTAATATACTATATACATGTGGAATcatgcatgttttaaaaaaaaaaatcttcttgAATTTAGATTTCCCCCACAACTTAAGGTAACTTAATAGTTAATTGTCCGTGCTTAATAGATTCACAATGCCTCAAACTCGCCAATCCATGTCAGTGCAAGTACAAAAATTCTCAGACACAgaatcaaaaaaatatatatgtatgtcGATAGAttgcatattaaaataaatatcgcTTTTCACAGCTCACCTGCGCCCTTGTTTGGTGGAGCATGATCGCTTGCTGTGTACCTCAGTTTCAACGTTGCTTTTGCAGCAGAACATTTGgactgcagcttcctgttcaAGAAGTTAATTCCAGAACTCCTGCTACTTTTACATTCCCCCCCAAAAAGTTTTTGTACCCAGATCCCAGCACATATAAAGTTCCTATTGGTATCATGCCTGcctgctcttcctgctctccatcCATTGTCAGCCAAATCAGCCGCATGCAAAGTGCAAAGTGCTGTATtataatactgtttgaaaaccaTTAACTTTGGCTTGTACCCAGCACACACGCAGCGTCCTTTTTGAGCTACTGTAATAAAGACTACTGCATTTGTACTTTTTACAATGTAGTTGTACATTTTGCGGACACCTTAAGAAAGTATTCAAGCACCGTTTCAAACCATACATGCCAGAAATGTTTCAGTTGTTGCTGTGCTACATGGAAATATTTTGTACATTGTCCAAGCGGCTGCTGATTTTCAAACTGGGAACAGGAAGTTTCAAACACATCATACCTTCTGAGTCAAATGGCTCCCCTTGCAATCAGTTTCTGACGCCTACTCCACTGAAGAATAGTGAGACAGGGCCGCAGGGCAGACCTGACCATGTCGAGGCTGCACCAGAGAGGATGGCATCTAACCAGAAGGAACTAATCTGGAGTAAATCAGATTAATCTAGCTATAGCCTAGTCTTGGTTGAATCAGATCAGCTGTCAAACCAATCCGCATTTGTCCATATCCACAATCACAGTAGGAACttagcagatgctgcaggtctTCGACTTCCCTCCGTCTCCAGCTGGAATGAAAGAGACAAGAGAAACGATGTAGTCAGGCCAAATGTTTCTCATCTCTGAACTCTTACCATAGGCAATAATCTGAACtgatatctatatatatatttacatttcttgGCTTCTTCTTCCAGTTTCTTCTTGTCCTCAATGGCCTTCATCTTTGCGTTGTATACTTCGGCTTGCTCGTTCCAGTGCGCCCTGTTGTTGTTCAGACCGTCAAACATGGGCTTGATCTCCTTGTGGAACCTGGAGAACTCCTGATTAATGAAAGGAAATGCATTGGATGTAGATATACACCATAGTCACGTAGTGGGATCTGGGATGCATGCTGCAGGGGACTCCCGTTGTTTCGGATTATGCACTTCCACAGAGACAACAGATGTGTGCTGTCTTGTCATCCACTGACAATCCCCCCAGGACCGTCTGGGTTCAACAGGTTCAGTTCTGTACATTCTGCCATCCAAGCAAAAGTGGCTGAAGCTAGAACAACACATCTATAAATCTAGCAATCATATTGTAGAAGATATGGACACACAATCTGTGTTTCGTTTCCTTCCTTTTCGGaaactgaaatgtaaatttgtcTACATCACAGATCAGGCGTGCCTGCTGGCTTGTGTACCTGTAGTATTGGTAGTATATCTCTAAGATAAACAGTACCTTCCTGACTTAGTCAAATCAGAATTAAATTCACATTtggaaaagcattttttttgtcttgaaatCAGAAGTCACACTTGAAACTATGGAAAGTTAATGATTCATGAtatgaaagtaaaaaataaataaatccagaaacCTCCCTCGCCCTCCTAAATCCATGCCTGTCCTTTTTTCATTACTTGAAATTCATCTTCGAACCGTCACCTCCCGCTCACTGTTTCATTATAAGTCTATAGTGCCAGCTGTGTTCTGCAAAAGCCTTACCTTGTACACAAATGAGCACACAAAGTCAATGAAACCACACTGCATCTTGGGTAGCTGATCGGAACAGTTTCTGTCCATCATGggctgagggaggaagaggaggggagttTCAGATGAAAAGCAATGCAAAATGTTGAAGAAGTCATGGGACATGGAGAAAAGACGAGGCATTAGAGAGGCGCGACCCTTACAATTGGTTGTTGGTCCAAGACATTTTTCTCTAAATCTCCCTGCTCCCAGAATTCAGCAGCAACCATCAGAGCCACCTGGAGAGGAGCAGCGGGGGCGGTGGTGGAGGGAAATCAAAGAAAAGAGATACGGAGGAAAGGACAGTGAATGAGTGGCATTCTTAAAAATTGAGAAAAattgcacaataaaaaaactTGATGCTTAACGCTTTGCagcaaaagcaacatttttgtACGatttgcttctgtgtgtgtttattcacaCTATTTATTTGCCCACGTGAAGGCAACCCACCTTGCTTTGTACCTCCCAAGGTTTGGTGATGGCTGACAAGTCACAGCCTGTCATCATCATGGCCCTAGAGTTGACAGACAGATATTTGAagtagcaaaaaaaacaaaacaaactacaCAGTGCTTTTGATGTTGAAGATTTGCAAAGGTCTGCAGAAATCTTTCTAACAATTCTAGTTTCCTGTCCAGCTGAATTATCCTCTGCTTGAATCGTTTACATACA
This genomic stretch from Brachionichthys hirsutus isolate HB-005 unplaced genomic scaffold, CSIRO-AGI_Bhir_v1 contig_1141, whole genome shotgun sequence harbors:
- the LOC137916219 gene encoding protein FRA10AC1-like, which produces MDNLVKVHGSGGYDSDFSEDGAQAESSERGLKRKREEEILQKPFERDRHSKVPHRSLHCNEIDREEAKSRRAHLISMNAFERHKKFVGDYILYYGGKMDDLKRSTANDQTDHDVLRENHRFLWRDEDEDDMTWEKELARKYYDKLFKEYCIADLSKYKENKFGFRWRIENEVISGKGQFQCGNKRCDRQEGLKSWEVNFAYVEQGEKRNALVKLRLCPECSFKLNYHHKRKEVKAKAKTKRSAEEAREPPQKKRKRPSSHSKKQKRKRHRERSTSSSSSEASQDSGKAGDGPEDLSETDHWRGPAPAVEEKSRDEEFDDYFEDMFL